In Bythopirellula goksoeyrii, a single window of DNA contains:
- a CDS encoding fucose isomerase has translation MSHQIPAARTVTPLSSKHVYLMANGDLRLSANQNCWAAQQAMEEEIRQAVEALGWTLIRAHPYKEDEKHGFIGSQKEGMDVFRQLDPNAPIIVAEAVWQYSHHILSGLISHRGKILTLANWSGTWPGLVGMLNLNGSLTKAGAEYSTLWTEDFGDAQFKQQLASWLSGETIRHPLEHVIPLEKVSVDSPEKELGEALANQLKSEKAIMGVFDEGCMGMFNAIIPDHLLNPTGVFKERLSQSALYYETTQVSDEQARDVRKWMEDRGMTFQTGPKHSEDLTDEQILKQCKMYIAAVRIADDFGCDTIGIQYQQGLKDLLPASDLVEGTLNNGDRPPVVSRDGQRVLYEGEPIPHFNEVDECAGLDGLMTYRLHKAMGQPPENTLHDLRWGDRDRSGTVDDYVWVFEISGSVPPAHFSGGWKGATSVRQPAMYFPNGGGTIKGISKPGEIVWSRIYVEDNRLKMDLGRAGVVELPLEETERRWQETTPQWPIMHAVTYGVSRDQMMARHKSNHIQVAYANSAEEADKAMLAKAAMAQSLGMEVAVCGTRKEGVSWG, from the coding sequence ATGAGTCATCAGATTCCTGCGGCCCGCACAGTTACTCCACTCTCCAGCAAGCATGTCTACCTCATGGCCAACGGCGATCTGCGATTGTCGGCCAATCAGAATTGCTGGGCGGCTCAGCAGGCGATGGAAGAGGAAATTCGCCAGGCAGTTGAGGCACTCGGTTGGACGCTCATCCGCGCGCATCCCTACAAAGAAGACGAAAAACACGGATTCATCGGCTCTCAAAAAGAAGGGATGGATGTCTTCCGGCAACTCGACCCCAACGCCCCAATCATCGTGGCAGAAGCGGTCTGGCAGTACTCCCATCATATTCTCTCAGGATTGATTTCTCATCGCGGGAAGATTCTCACTTTGGCCAATTGGTCAGGCACCTGGCCAGGGCTAGTTGGCATGTTGAACTTGAATGGATCCCTGACAAAGGCGGGCGCCGAATACAGCACACTTTGGACAGAGGACTTTGGCGATGCCCAATTCAAGCAACAACTGGCAAGCTGGCTCTCTGGAGAGACGATTCGTCACCCCCTTGAGCATGTCATTCCCTTGGAAAAGGTTTCTGTCGATTCGCCTGAGAAAGAGCTTGGGGAGGCGCTGGCGAATCAACTGAAGAGCGAAAAGGCAATTATGGGGGTTTTCGACGAAGGTTGCATGGGAATGTTCAACGCGATTATCCCCGACCATTTGCTTAACCCCACCGGTGTCTTCAAGGAACGACTCAGCCAATCGGCCCTCTACTACGAAACAACTCAAGTCTCCGACGAGCAGGCTCGTGATGTGCGGAAGTGGATGGAAGACCGGGGCATGACCTTCCAAACTGGGCCCAAGCATTCCGAAGATCTCACAGACGAGCAAATCCTAAAGCAATGCAAGATGTATATCGCTGCGGTGCGAATCGCCGACGATTTCGGTTGTGACACGATCGGGATTCAGTACCAACAGGGACTGAAAGACTTGCTTCCCGCCAGCGACTTGGTTGAGGGAACGCTCAACAACGGCGATCGTCCCCCCGTCGTGAGTCGAGACGGTCAGCGAGTCCTCTATGAAGGGGAGCCAATCCCACACTTCAATGAGGTTGACGAATGTGCGGGGCTCGACGGACTGATGACCTACCGACTCCATAAGGCGATGGGGCAACCCCCTGAGAACACACTGCATGACCTCCGCTGGGGGGACAGGGATCGTTCGGGAACGGTCGACGACTATGTGTGGGTCTTCGAGATCAGCGGAAGTGTGCCCCCGGCTCATTTCAGTGGAGGCTGGAAGGGTGCGACCAGCGTTCGCCAGCCGGCCATGTATTTTCCCAATGGCGGAGGAACCATCAAAGGGATTTCCAAGCCAGGTGAGATCGTCTGGTCGCGAATCTACGTCGAAGACAATCGACTGAAGATGGACCTGGGGCGTGCCGGTGTCGTAGAACTTCCCCTCGAAGAAACAGAGCGGCGTTGGCAAGAGACGACTCCCCAATGGCCCATCATGCATGCAGTCACCTACGGCGTCTCCCGTGATCAAATGATGGCACGCCACAAGAGCAACCATATCCAAGTTGCCTATGCGAACTCTGCCGAAGAGGCTGACAAAGCGATGCTCGCAAAGGCTGCTATGGCCCAGTCGCTCGGAATGGAAGTCGCCGTCTGTGGCACCCGTAAGGAAGGGGTATCATGGGGGTAG
- a CDS encoding YihY/virulence factor BrkB family protein, producing the protein MIETLRKAFQGWSRDDGSLLAAAVSYYLALAFFPLLIVLLSGLGFFFQWTASGQDAEAQLLTIIEEQLSPSLSSQVKTVFSQVRDKASIGGPIGLLVLLATAIIVFAQIETAFDRIWNVPIEKRSIWQSITHVVLKRARAFIMLTALGVVVLAVFASGMIMTTMLSMAGDSEASEWLRWATQLGVSVALNFAVFSCIYRFVPKSEVSWKAAAAGGLWAALIWELGRMVLSAFVVGKKYSAYGVLGAFLAIMLWAYYAMCVLFFGAEVTQAVSEDHGSVDSES; encoded by the coding sequence ATGATTGAGACACTCCGAAAAGCCTTTCAGGGATGGTCTCGCGACGATGGATCGCTTCTAGCTGCGGCGGTGTCCTATTACTTGGCGCTAGCATTCTTCCCCTTGCTGATTGTGCTCTTGTCTGGTTTGGGATTCTTTTTCCAATGGACCGCGTCAGGTCAGGACGCCGAAGCCCAGTTGCTCACGATCATCGAAGAGCAGTTGTCACCCAGTTTGAGTTCTCAGGTAAAAACCGTCTTCTCACAAGTTCGCGACAAGGCCTCGATTGGGGGGCCGATTGGATTGTTAGTGCTATTGGCAACTGCGATCATCGTCTTTGCCCAAATCGAGACCGCATTCGATCGGATATGGAACGTCCCCATCGAGAAACGGAGCATCTGGCAGTCGATAACACATGTGGTCCTCAAAAGAGCCCGAGCTTTTATTATGTTGACGGCATTGGGGGTCGTTGTGCTGGCGGTCTTTGCAAGCGGAATGATTATGACCACCATGTTGAGCATGGCCGGTGACTCCGAGGCAAGTGAATGGCTTCGCTGGGCTACACAACTCGGCGTGTCAGTCGCATTAAACTTTGCTGTCTTTAGTTGCATCTATCGTTTCGTTCCAAAGTCAGAAGTCTCCTGGAAAGCAGCCGCCGCGGGAGGTTTGTGGGCGGCGCTGATATGGGAACTGGGCCGCATGGTGCTTTCTGCTTTCGTGGTTGGCAAGAAGTATAGTGCCTATGGCGTCCTCGGAGCCTTCCTGGCGATCATGCTCTGGGCCTACTATGCGATGTGCGTCCTCTTTTTTGGTGCTGAAGTCACCCAAGCTGTGTCTGAGGATCACGGTTCTGTGGATTCAGAATCTTGA
- the lysA gene encoding diaminopimelate decarboxylase, with translation MQKTLPFDSATLQRILDEYPTPFYLYDEAGIRERMRDLVQAFSWNKGFRQYFAVKATPNPRIVSLLRDEGSGADCSSMAELVISERIGLEGESIMFTSNNTTAEEYKYALDLGAIINLDHPNLIDTLLAAGDMPKTISFRYNPGPERTGNAIIGNPQEAKFGCTRKQLLEGYKRCQELGATHFGLHTMVVSNELGVQSLLDTAQMLFDLAILIKDELGIEIKFINLGGGIGVGYRPEDDEVNLADFGAGVHQLYEKVLVPAGLSPRIFMENGRTITGPFGFLISRVINQKQTYKDYVGVDACMSNLMRPGMYGAYHHITVMGKEGQSATKSVDVVGALCENNDKLAIDRQLPEVVVGDVLVIHDAGAHGHAMGFQYNGRLRCAELLLKPDGEVEQIRRAETLEDYFATVKF, from the coding sequence ATGCAAAAGACGCTTCCCTTTGATTCTGCTACTCTCCAACGCATTTTAGACGAATATCCAACTCCGTTTTATTTGTACGACGAAGCGGGAATCCGAGAGCGGATGCGGGATCTAGTGCAGGCTTTCTCCTGGAACAAAGGGTTTCGCCAGTATTTCGCGGTGAAGGCGACGCCCAATCCTCGGATCGTCTCGCTATTGCGCGACGAAGGGAGCGGAGCGGACTGCTCGAGCATGGCAGAGCTTGTCATCTCGGAGCGTATTGGATTAGAAGGGGAGTCGATTATGTTCACCTCGAACAACACGACTGCCGAGGAATATAAGTATGCTTTGGATTTGGGAGCGATCATCAATCTCGATCATCCCAACCTGATCGACACGCTACTAGCCGCGGGTGACATGCCGAAGACAATTTCCTTTCGCTATAACCCGGGTCCCGAGCGGACAGGCAATGCCATTATTGGCAACCCACAGGAAGCAAAATTTGGCTGCACTCGGAAGCAGCTCTTGGAAGGGTACAAGCGGTGTCAGGAGCTGGGGGCGACGCACTTTGGTCTGCATACGATGGTGGTTTCCAACGAGTTGGGAGTGCAGTCGTTGTTGGACACAGCTCAGATGTTGTTTGATCTGGCGATACTCATCAAGGATGAACTGGGGATCGAAATCAAGTTCATCAATCTCGGCGGGGGGATTGGGGTGGGCTATCGACCCGAGGATGATGAAGTGAACCTGGCCGACTTCGGTGCGGGAGTTCATCAATTGTATGAGAAAGTGCTGGTCCCTGCGGGTCTGAGTCCACGGATTTTCATGGAAAACGGGCGGACCATCACCGGGCCATTTGGTTTCTTGATTTCACGAGTCATCAACCAGAAGCAAACTTACAAAGATTATGTGGGAGTCGATGCCTGCATGTCGAATCTCATGCGGCCTGGAATGTATGGCGCATACCACCACATCACGGTGATGGGCAAAGAAGGTCAATCTGCGACGAAGTCTGTCGACGTGGTGGGTGCGCTCTGCGAGAACAACGACAAGCTAGCGATCGACCGGCAACTTCCAGAGGTGGTAGTGGGGGACGTGCTGGTGATCCACGACGCTGGAGCCCATGGCCACGCTATGGGTTTTCAATACAACGGGCGACTGCGCTGTGCGGAACTCTTGCTGAAACCAGATGGGGAAGTAGAGCAGATTCGCCGAGCGGAGACGCTTGAGGACTATTTCGCCACGGTCAAATTCTAA
- a CDS encoding sugar phosphate isomerase/epimerase family protein: MSRPVTLFTGQWADLPLDDMARKTREFGYDGIELACWGDHFDVAQAMADDGYTEAKREQLDRHDLQCLAISNHLVGQAVCDAIDERHQSILPEHVWGDGKPGGVNLRASEEMMNTARAAQKFGVEVVNGFTGSSIWPLLYSFPPVPESMIEAGFSQFAERWNPILDVFGECGVRFALEVHPTEIAFDIVTAERALEAVGHREEFGFNFDPSHLIWQGVDPVEFIRAFPDRIYHVHIKDAIVTLNGKSGILASHLNFGDARRGWDFRSPGRGGVNFEEIIRALNDINYAGPLSVEWEDARMDREHGAREACEFVKRLDFAPSNVAFDAAFADK, from the coding sequence ATGTCGCGCCCCGTCACACTCTTCACCGGCCAATGGGCCGATTTGCCACTCGACGACATGGCCCGCAAGACACGCGAGTTTGGCTACGATGGAATCGAACTCGCCTGCTGGGGCGACCACTTTGACGTCGCCCAAGCAATGGCTGACGACGGCTACACCGAAGCCAAGCGTGAGCAACTCGACCGCCACGACCTCCAATGCCTCGCCATCAGCAACCATCTGGTGGGTCAGGCCGTATGCGATGCCATTGACGAGCGACATCAATCTATCCTCCCCGAACACGTGTGGGGCGATGGCAAACCAGGCGGAGTCAACCTGCGTGCCTCCGAGGAGATGATGAACACGGCCCGCGCGGCACAGAAGTTCGGCGTCGAAGTCGTCAACGGCTTCACCGGATCGAGCATCTGGCCCCTCTTGTATTCCTTCCCGCCAGTCCCCGAGTCGATGATCGAAGCCGGCTTCTCCCAATTCGCCGAGCGTTGGAATCCCATCCTCGACGTCTTCGGAGAATGCGGGGTGAGGTTCGCACTTGAAGTGCACCCCACCGAGATCGCCTTCGACATCGTCACCGCCGAGCGGGCTCTCGAAGCCGTCGGCCACCGCGAAGAGTTCGGCTTCAACTTCGATCCCAGCCACTTGATCTGGCAGGGTGTCGATCCGGTGGAATTCATCCGCGCCTTCCCCGATCGCATCTACCATGTCCACATCAAAGATGCCATCGTCACTCTCAATGGAAAGAGCGGCATCTTGGCCAGCCACCTCAACTTCGGCGATGCCCGTCGTGGTTGGGACTTCCGCTCTCCCGGTCGTGGTGGAGTAAACTTCGAGGAAATCATCCGCGCCCTCAACGACATCAACTACGCTGGCCCGTTGAGCGTCGAATGGGAAGACGCCCGCATGGACCGCGAACACGGCGCCCGGGAAGCTTGCGAATTCGTGAAGCGACTCGACTTTGCCCCGTCGAACGTAGCGTTTGACGCTGCTTTTGCAGACAAGTAG
- a CDS encoding TA system antitoxin ParD family protein, giving the protein MSQPVKLSDALVLDARQTGSVAERSIAGQIEFWARLGRAVETLLSGDRVLALRRAGDQQPLSSLIATVSAPKGHQRVAEFLSTQPFPHYEPVEDQAGLLVRIEENGRRTLGKFHQGEFQPAKTKQSKKTERKGRS; this is encoded by the coding sequence ATGAGCCAACCTGTTAAACTATCTGACGCCCTCGTGCTTGATGCTCGACAAACTGGAAGTGTCGCGGAGCGGTCTATCGCGGGCCAAATCGAGTTCTGGGCACGACTGGGTCGGGCAGTCGAAACCCTGCTCTCAGGAGATCGAGTGTTGGCACTGCGAAGAGCAGGAGATCAGCAGCCGCTTTCATCTCTCATCGCCACAGTCAGCGCTCCCAAGGGCCACCAGCGGGTTGCTGAATTTCTATCCACACAACCCTTTCCCCACTATGAGCCAGTTGAGGATCAGGCTGGACTGCTAGTTCGCATTGAAGAGAATGGGCGACGGACTCTTGGTAAGTTTCACCAAGGCGAGTTTCAACCTGCCAAGACGAAGCAATCCAAGAAGACTGAACGCAAAGGCCGGTCATGA
- a CDS encoding zeta toxin family protein: MSWAWLDEEPVVVAIAGPNGAGKTTFYHAHIAPAGLRLVNADRLAAELDIDPYAAAQVADQVRHALVNQQESFAFETVFSDPVHEKLQFLESCAASGYTTALMFIGLASPKLSAERVAMRVSQGGHDVPADKITNRFPRTLANLQASIKRLPHVVIYDNSDLANPYRQLAVFTDSEAIEMAKPIPKWLRNVLEAV, encoded by the coding sequence ATGAGCTGGGCATGGCTCGACGAAGAGCCGGTCGTAGTGGCGATAGCCGGGCCAAACGGCGCAGGAAAGACGACATTCTATCACGCTCATATTGCACCTGCTGGTCTGCGGTTAGTGAACGCAGACCGACTCGCGGCTGAACTCGATATTGATCCTTACGCAGCGGCACAGGTTGCCGACCAGGTTCGCCACGCCCTAGTAAATCAACAGGAAAGTTTTGCTTTTGAAACCGTCTTTTCCGATCCAGTTCATGAGAAGCTGCAGTTTCTGGAAAGTTGCGCAGCGAGCGGCTACACGACAGCCCTCATGTTTATTGGGCTTGCATCGCCAAAACTTTCTGCTGAGCGTGTTGCGATGCGAGTCTCTCAAGGAGGGCACGATGTTCCAGCTGACAAAATCACCAATCGCTTTCCAAGAACTTTGGCAAACCTGCAGGCCAGCATCAAACGCTTGCCGCATGTCGTAATCTATGACAACAGCGACTTGGCGAACCCTTATCGTCAACTTGCAGTTTTCACAGATAGCGAGGCCATTGAGATGGCGAAACCAATACCCAAATGGCTGCGAAATGTGCTCGAAGCTGTTTGA
- a CDS encoding DUF1570 domain-containing protein — MLKPGLHFALLVSCFLPMVGLHAKEAEHSQPSLTTGEVLFAVPDLYSAESESRNVSDADRNSAAASFARARKFCDEGDVGAALRWTARTLMFDPDHTDARRVLGYEKYNDTWAGAFALRQLEAGNIWNREFGWIAAEDLPRYEAGERPLGKKWISAEADARRHASIDDGWRVRTDHFQVTTNDSPASAVELATRLEETHQVWLQLCAGFFLDANDLKKRFEGKSSSSYRIKPFQVKYYRTRGEYNDDLIRQQPRIGMTLGIYFDTNRTTNFFAGKEQDPGTITHEAVHQFFQESAPAARNVGGLSNVWIIEGIACYFESLTPMRVAEGKQAFTIGTPNAGRLPAAYQRCILDDYYIPLADLCKLGTTDLQRRKDIAPLYSQSAGLATFFMHYEDGIYRPALMKYLQLIYAGRDKPTTLQEVTGQSFAELDKQYREYLLCLTPDDRKE; from the coding sequence GTGCTGAAACCAGGTCTCCACTTCGCTCTCCTCGTGTCTTGTTTCCTGCCGATGGTAGGCTTACATGCCAAAGAGGCCGAGCACTCCCAGCCATCACTCACCACCGGTGAAGTCCTCTTCGCGGTTCCTGACCTCTACTCGGCTGAGAGCGAATCGAGAAATGTCTCGGATGCCGACCGTAATAGCGCAGCAGCCAGTTTTGCCCGTGCGCGGAAGTTCTGCGATGAGGGAGACGTCGGCGCTGCCCTTCGGTGGACGGCCCGCACGCTGATGTTCGATCCCGATCACACCGATGCCCGACGCGTATTGGGCTACGAAAAGTACAACGACACTTGGGCCGGGGCATTCGCCTTGCGGCAGTTGGAAGCGGGCAATATCTGGAACCGTGAGTTCGGCTGGATCGCAGCCGAAGACTTGCCCCGCTATGAAGCGGGCGAACGTCCCCTTGGCAAGAAGTGGATCAGCGCCGAGGCCGATGCTCGTCGTCATGCATCTATCGACGATGGTTGGCGAGTTCGCACCGACCATTTTCAGGTCACCACCAACGACAGCCCAGCTTCAGCCGTCGAACTCGCTACACGACTGGAAGAGACCCACCAGGTTTGGCTACAACTCTGCGCCGGTTTTTTTCTAGATGCGAACGACCTAAAAAAACGGTTCGAGGGTAAGTCATCGAGCAGCTACCGCATCAAACCATTCCAAGTGAAATACTACCGGACGCGCGGTGAGTACAATGACGATCTGATCCGCCAGCAACCTCGCATCGGAATGACCCTGGGCATCTATTTTGATACGAACCGCACGACAAACTTTTTTGCCGGAAAGGAGCAAGACCCCGGCACGATTACCCACGAGGCTGTGCATCAATTCTTTCAAGAGTCCGCCCCCGCGGCCCGCAATGTCGGCGGCCTGTCCAATGTCTGGATCATCGAGGGAATCGCCTGCTACTTTGAGTCGCTCACCCCCATGCGCGTCGCCGAGGGCAAGCAAGCTTTCACCATTGGCACCCCCAACGCCGGCAGGCTCCCGGCCGCCTACCAGCGCTGCATTCTCGATGACTATTACATTCCGCTAGCAGATCTTTGCAAACTCGGCACCACTGACTTGCAACGTCGCAAAGACATCGCCCCGCTCTACAGCCAGTCGGCCGGGCTGGCCACGTTCTTCATGCACTACGAAGATGGCATTTACCGCCCGGCCCTCATGAAGTACCTGCAGCTCATCTATGCAGGCCGCGACAAACCGACTACCCTTCAGGAAGTCACCGGCCAAAGTTTCGCCGAGCTGGACAAGCAGTATCGTGAGTATCTGCTGTGTCTGACCCCAGATGATAGAAAAGAATAA
- a CDS encoding matrixin family metalloprotease, translating to MQNRSVLSLCVLLVVWLSWQVETNYAFFSNGRWTFTATDGPTGTSGSPTTLTWSIVPDGTPIPGRNPSNLIAFFDGLYGSGDGGIDLQTRPWFKDVVAASFDRWTALSGLTFQYEQQDDGATLGNFSGILETRGDIRLGGTFLDGQGGTSAQAGFIPNGDITVDTGDSLFYANPTDNFLNLRNTLTHEVGHSLGLGHIDSTASFLMEPSYNGTFDGPQIDDLRGVHQLYGDSRERGSMGPQPNNTLETATNLGILADGQSLQIGTDITASTVITSSQTDFLSIANLNDVDFFSFTIESGSILNVVLTPSGPNYFEKISGAAGSQTITRSSQVSNLKFDIYGPASEGSAELLTTVDAAPIGQIETLQEFMLATAGEYFVRVSGSTNDVQLYKLSLSGEALSNGDFDEDGDVDGADFLDWQRGFGPLYGENDLAAWQNNYGIPLNTAAAVAVPEPPLLSLLYSALVVSYLFAPRCFSFWP from the coding sequence ATGCAAAATCGTTCTGTCCTATCTCTGTGCGTGCTGCTGGTAGTGTGGCTCAGCTGGCAAGTAGAAACCAACTATGCTTTTTTTTCCAACGGGCGGTGGACTTTCACTGCGACCGATGGTCCTACTGGAACCAGTGGTAGTCCAACTACACTGACATGGAGTATCGTGCCGGATGGAACACCGATACCGGGCCGCAACCCCAGCAATCTGATCGCTTTTTTTGATGGGCTTTATGGCTCCGGCGATGGAGGAATTGACCTACAAACCCGGCCGTGGTTCAAGGATGTCGTTGCGGCATCGTTTGACCGATGGACAGCCCTCAGTGGCCTGACTTTCCAATACGAGCAGCAGGACGATGGAGCAACACTAGGTAACTTCTCCGGAATCCTTGAAACTCGCGGTGATATCCGGCTGGGAGGAACTTTTCTCGATGGCCAGGGTGGCACAAGTGCTCAGGCCGGCTTCATACCCAATGGGGATATTACCGTCGACACAGGGGATTCACTGTTTTATGCCAATCCTACCGACAATTTCTTGAATCTTCGTAATACCCTCACTCATGAAGTCGGCCACTCGTTGGGGCTGGGTCACATCGATTCGACGGCCAGCTTTCTGATGGAACCGTCTTACAATGGCACTTTTGATGGCCCGCAAATTGACGATCTTCGAGGGGTTCATCAACTCTACGGAGACTCTCGTGAGCGTGGCTCTATGGGTCCGCAGCCAAACAATACCCTTGAAACGGCAACGAACTTGGGGATTCTAGCTGACGGACAGTCATTGCAAATAGGAACCGACATTACGGCCAGCACAGTGATCACATCATCTCAAACGGACTTCTTGAGTATTGCGAACTTGAACGATGTCGATTTCTTTTCCTTCACCATTGAATCAGGCTCGATTTTGAATGTTGTGCTGACTCCTTCGGGGCCCAACTATTTCGAGAAGATTTCTGGGGCAGCGGGCAGCCAAACTATCACTCGCTCTTCACAAGTTAGCAACTTGAAATTTGATATTTATGGGCCGGCCAGCGAAGGTAGTGCGGAACTTTTGACAACAGTCGATGCGGCACCTATCGGCCAAATTGAAACGCTCCAAGAGTTCATGCTTGCCACAGCAGGTGAGTACTTCGTTCGGGTTTCTGGGTCGACCAATGATGTTCAACTCTACAAGCTCAGCCTATCAGGCGAGGCCCTCTCGAATGGCGACTTTGACGAAGATGGAGACGTCGATGGAGCAGACTTTCTCGACTGGCAGCGGGGATTTGGTCCACTTTATGGCGAAAACGACTTGGCGGCTTGGCAAAACAACTACGGAATTCCGCTCAATACGGCGGCGGCGGTCGCCGTCCCGGAACCACCGTTACTCTCCCTGCTCTATTCAGCGTTGGTAGTGAGTTACTTGTTTGCACCACGATGCTTCAGCTTCTGGCCCTGA
- a CDS encoding PEP-CTERM sorting domain-containing protein encodes MSAVKNCSPSHESKWNSVKRGAAYSLAAGAAVTTIASDADAQVVYSGLQNIAIGQFSSQNLNLDGDAYNDILLKNYVFGGGNYQGAYVNFAPGKVVGFNAGLNYVSALGAGFLVDSVATTGGPFSASMAYASNPNSQFDNVTDAYIGLEFPINATSHFGWIRVDIDNAAGTFLIKDWAYESQPGVGIHTGEIPEPSTLGLLAAGALGVAALRRKKRESNLS; translated from the coding sequence ATGAGTGCCGTCAAGAATTGTTCTCCAAGCCACGAATCCAAGTGGAATTCTGTTAAGCGGGGTGCCGCTTATTCTCTCGCCGCTGGTGCTGCTGTCACTACGATCGCTTCTGACGCTGATGCCCAGGTCGTTTATTCAGGGCTTCAAAACATTGCGATTGGGCAATTTAGCTCTCAAAATCTGAATCTCGACGGGGATGCCTATAACGACATCTTACTCAAGAACTATGTTTTCGGTGGCGGTAATTACCAGGGAGCTTATGTTAATTTCGCACCGGGTAAGGTCGTAGGATTTAATGCTGGGCTGAATTATGTGTCTGCTTTGGGTGCAGGTTTTCTAGTTGATAGTGTTGCCACTACTGGAGGACCTTTTTCAGCATCGATGGCTTACGCCAGCAACCCTAATTCGCAATTCGACAATGTTACAGATGCTTACATCGGTCTTGAATTCCCGATCAATGCGACTTCCCACTTCGGTTGGATCAGAGTCGATATCGATAATGCTGCAGGCACTTTCCTGATAAAAGATTGGGCTTACGAGTCGCAACCAGGGGTTGGTATTCATACGGGCGAGATTCCAGAGCCTTCGACACTTGGACTTTTGGCAGCAGGTGCTCTAGGTGTCGCTGCCCTCCGACGGAAGAAGCGGGAATCCAATCTAAGTTAG
- a CDS encoding PEP-CTERM sorting domain-containing protein, whose product MAKKTKSAKSRLRATKRAAYKLAAGAVVATSCAAESEAAVQYFEGPIDVPQEIGQPIDLNLDNYTDIVLKNYIFNGGNYQGATVSFYPGKTVGFSTNGPAISGEYMTALSVGTFIDSSSLGPSFYGSMAYGALNPNAQFNNITDGYIGFAFPIGPTDLYFAWMRVDVDNAAGTLLIKDWAYEDQTGVGITVGDMGTPLFLADFDDDGDVDGADFLDLQRGFGGTYNSTNLVDWQTEYGMSSIPMLNSVPEPGTLGLLAAGACGLSFWRKRRADQNDRAHEDQA is encoded by the coding sequence GTGGCCAAGAAAACCAAATCAGCCAAGTCGCGCCTCCGCGCGACTAAAAGGGCTGCCTATAAACTTGCCGCAGGGGCGGTCGTGGCAACTAGTTGTGCGGCTGAGTCGGAAGCGGCAGTCCAGTATTTCGAGGGACCGATTGATGTTCCGCAGGAAATAGGGCAACCGATCGATCTTAATCTTGATAACTACACCGATATTGTTCTCAAAAACTATATTTTTAACGGAGGTAACTACCAAGGAGCCACCGTTAGCTTCTACCCTGGCAAGACCGTTGGTTTCAGCACGAATGGTCCGGCGATTTCAGGGGAGTATATGACTGCGTTGTCGGTCGGCACCTTTATTGACTCTTCTTCGCTGGGCCCTTCTTTTTATGGGTCGATGGCCTACGGTGCTCTCAATCCGAACGCACAATTCAACAACATAACAGATGGTTACATTGGTTTTGCCTTTCCGATTGGACCGACCGATCTGTACTTCGCTTGGATGCGGGTTGACGTTGACAATGCCGCTGGCACGCTCCTGATTAAGGATTGGGCTTACGAGGATCAAACCGGAGTGGGTATTACCGTAGGTGATATGGGCACACCACTTTTCCTGGCGGACTTTGATGACGATGGAGACGTTGATGGGGCCGACTTCTTGGACTTGCAGCGGGGGTTTGGCGGTACCTATAACTCGACGAATCTAGTGGACTGGCAAACTGAATATGGTATGAGTTCTATTCCAATGCTTAACTCGGTGCCCGAGCCTGGGACGTTGGGTCTATTAGCCGCCGGTGCTTGCGGATTGAGTTTTTGGCGAAAACGGCGGGCTGACCAGAACGATAGAGCCCATGAAGATCAAGCGTAG